The Pantoea eucalypti sequence GCTGCCTGCCAGCCTGGAAGCGCTGGGCATCGGTCCGGATCACCTGCCCTATTTAGTGGAAGCGGCACTCGACGTTCAGCGTCTGATAAAAAACGTGCCGATGGCGGTCACCGCCGACGATGTGCGCGCCGTCTACCTGACGCTGTTCCCTTCCTGCCAGGCGTAATGAGGATTGTCATGAATAAGAAAATAAACGGCGTACTGACCGCCATCGTCACCACCTTTGATCGTGAAGGTGCCTTTGATCCCGTGAGGCAACGTGAGCAGGTCAGACGCCAGATCAATGCCGGAAACGGCATCTTCTGTGGCGGAACTAACGGCGAATTTTTTGTGCTGAACGAGCAGGAGAAGATTGCAGTCACCACCACCTGCGTCGATGAGGTCAACGGCCAGGCCCCCGTAGTGGCGCATATCGGGGAGATTTCGGCCCGTGAAACAATCCGGCTCGGCAAACAGATTGCCCGCCTTGGCGTGGATGCCGTTTCAGCTATCACGCCGTGGTTCGTTCCACTGAAGCAGCAGGAGCTGATCGACCACTATCAGCGCGTAGCGGACGCGCTGACGGTGCCGCTGTTCCTCTACAACATCCCGGCGCGAACCGGCAATACCCTGCAGCCAGAGACCGTTCGCACGCTGGCCGTGCACCCGAACATCATCGGTATTAAAGACTCCGCAGGCAGCTATGAAAGTCTGAGCGGATTTCTGCAGGCCACCGCCGACTGTGAGGGCTTTGATGTGCTGAACGGCCCTGACTCGCTGATTCATCAGGGATTCGTTGATGGCTGCTCCGCCTCCATTTCCGGACTGGCAAACGTGGCACCGGAGGCGATTAACGCCATCTGGGCGCGCTTCCGTGCCGGCGATATTGCCGGTTCGCATCAGGCACAGGAAAACATCACCGGCCTGCGCACCGCGCTGTACTGCATCGGTTTCTCTCCGGCCGCCGTGAAAAAAGCGGTCAGCCTGCAGGGCTTTGACGTCGGTGAAAGTCGCTATGCGGTGCAGTTCAGCGCCGATGAACAGCAGCAGATTCGGCAAATCGTGAACCATTACCTGCAATAACGTCCATCGCCTTTGTACCCTATCGGTCAGATGAGAACGAACCTGATGGTCGCCATCTGCCAGAACAATCGAGGTCATGATGAAAGCATTTTCAACTGAGAGCACCTTTCTGATCGTCGGCATGGTGGTCGCCTATATCCTGTTCACCACCTGGCTGACCTGGCGATTACGCAGTAAAACCAGTGGTGACTTTATGGAAGGCTCCCGCGCCATGCCCGCCTTTATCGTCGGCATCATGCTGATGTCGGAATATATCGGGGCAAAATCGACCATCGGCACCGCGCAGGCGGCCTTTGAAGATGGCTTCGCCGCATCGTGGTCAGTGATTGGCGCGGCGATTGGCTTCCCGCTGTTTGGCCTGATTCTGGTCAAACGCATCTATAACACCGGGAAGATCACGATCTCTGGTGCCATCGCCGAGAAATATGGCAGCTCGACCAAAAACATTATCTCGCTGATCATGATCTATGCGCTGCTGCTGGTGAACGTCGGGAACTACATCAGCGGTGCGGCGGCGATCTCCACTGTGCTGAAGATCGACCTGACGCAGGCCGCCTTTATCACTGCCGTGGTGAGTACCTTCTACTTTGCCTTTGGCGGCATGAAAGGCGTGGCCTGGGTTACGCTGCTGCACAGCGCCATCAAGTATATGGGGATCCTGATTATCCTCTATGTGGCGCTGAAGATGACCGGCGGCGTCGCTCCGATGATGGAGAAAATGCCCGCGTTCTACTGGACCTGGGATGGTCACGTTGGGGCCAGTACCATTGTGGCCTGGCTGATCGGAACCGTGGGGTCGATCTTCTGCACGCAGTTTGTGATTCAGGCGATTTCATCCACTAAAGATGTGAAATCAGCGAAGCGCGCCACCTGGGTCGCCTTCATCTTCTGCCTGCCGATCGGTCTGGCGATGGCGCTGATTGGCGTGGCGGCGAAGTTTGCGCATCCGGATATCAAGAGCCTCTATGCGTTGCCGGTGTTTCTGCAGGATATGTCACCGTGGCTGGCGGGCATTGTCACCACCTCGCTGGTAGCATCCATTTTCGTCAGCGTCGGCACCGTGGCGCTGGCCATCGCCTCGCTGATCGTAAAAGACTTTTACGTGCCCTGGCGTAACCCGACGCCAGAGCGCGAATTTAAAATGACGCGCTGGATCTCGATTGGCATCGGCTTCTTCCCGCTACTGTTTGTCCTTTTCTTCCCGGAAGTGCTGAAGCTCTCCTTCTTTACCCGCGCGATTCGCCTGTCGATCACCGTGGTAGCGATCATGGCGTTCTATCTGCCGTGGTTTAAGAGCACACGTGGTGCCAATGCCGGTCTGATTGGTGCCTGCGTGGTAACGTCCGTCTGGTTCCTGATGGGTAACCCGTTTGGTATCGACAATATGTATGTGGCGCTGCTTACACCGGCCATCATTATGGTGATTGACCGCTGTATTCCGTCACGTCAGTCTCAGACTCAACCGCAACAAAATGCACAAAACAGTGGAGCCTAATATGACTCAGGAAACCGTCACCGCAGAACGCACCGGCCTGCTAGCGCCTCACCCGCAGGACAGCGCGCAGCAGGTTGCGATGCTGCCCTCCTCCTGCCCGCAAAACCATGCGGCCAACCTGCTGCCGCTGCCTGATGGTGATCTACTCTGCGTCTGGTTTGGCGGCACACAGGAAGGGATCGCCGATATCTCGGTCTGGTGTTCCCAGCTGAAAAAAGGCAGCGACCGCTGGAGTGACGCGCAGAAACTCTCTGACGATCCCAGCCGTTCAGAACAGAACCCAGTGCTGTTTCTCGATCCTGACCAGGTGCTATGGCTACTGTGGACGGCGCAGAAAGCGGGCAATCAGGACACCGCGATTGTGCGCTATCGCCAGTCTCATGATATGGGCAAAAGCTGGGGCGAGATCGAAACCCTGCTGGACAAGCCCGGCACCTTTATTCGCCAGCCGATTGTGGTGCTTCCTAACGGCAACTGGTTGCTGCCGGTGTTTTACTGCCTGACGCAGCCCGGCGAAAAGTGGGTCGGCAGCTATGACGTTAGCGCCGTGAAAATCTCCGAAGATAAAGGCCAGAGCTGGCGCGACGTCAGCGTGCCTGACAGCACCGGCTGCGTTCATATGAACGTTACTCTGCTGGATGATGGTTCGCTGCTGGCCCTCTACCGCAGCCGCTGGGCCGACCACATCTACCAGAGCCGCTCGTTTGATCAGGGTGAAAGCTGGAGTGCGCCCGAGCCGCTGTCACTGCCTAATAATAATTCTTCAATTCAGGTGACGACGCTGCGCAACGGTCATCTGGCGCTGGTGTTCAATGCCATGAGCGCCGAAGGTGCCAGTGAACGTCGGTTATCGCTGTATGACGAAATTGAAGATGAAGAAGAAAACGGTGACGTTGCAATCGCCGCTGAGCCGATGGTGCATAGCGGGCGCACCGCCTTCTGGGGCGCGCCACGTGCGCCAATGACGCTGGCGATTTCCACGGATGGCGGTAAAAGCTGGCCGCTGCAGCGCAATCTGGATGAAGGCGATGGCTACTGCATGACCAATAACTCTCAGCAGAAGTTAAACCGTGAGTTCTCCTACCCCAGCATCAAACAGGGCGTAAACGGTGAACTGCATATCGCCTACACCTGGTATCGCCAGGCGATTAAGTATGTGCGGGTTGATGAGTCCTGGGTGCAGGGAGGTGACGCGTGATTGAAAAGATGGCGCTGGTGACCGGAGCCAGTTCCGGCATCGGCCAGGCGATTGTGGATCGTTTGCTGGCTGAGGGCTGGCAGGTGATTGGCCTGAGCCGATCGGCGATAAACCGGTCAGACGCGGGCTGGCAGAGCCATCAGATCGATATCAGCGACAGTGCGGCATTGCAGGCTTTACTGGACAAACTGCCGGTGCCGCAGGCGGTGATCCATGCAGCGGGAATGATGCAGGCCGCGCCGCTCGGGGAGCTGGATCTGAACGCCAGCACACGCCTGTGGCAACTGCATGTTGCCGCCGCAGAACAGCTGGCCAACCATTTTGCGCCCCGGATGAACGCGGGCGGCAGAATCGTGTTGCTGGGTAGTCGCACGTCAGGCGGTGCGGCGTGCCGTAGTCAGTATGTGGCCACTAAATCGGCGATGATCGGCATGGTGCGCAGCTGGGCGGCAGAGCTGGCACCGCGCGGCATTACAGCCAATATCGTGGCGCCAGGTGCCACCGAAACGCCGATGCTACAACAGAAGGGCCGGGCCAGTTCCCCGCCGCGCTTGCCACCGATAGGCCGCTATATTCAGCCGCAGGAAGTCGCCGGACTGGTCGGGTTCCTGCTTTCGCCTGCGGCCGCGACAATCACCGGTCAGCAGCTGGTGATGTGCGGCGGTGCGTCGCTGAGTTGATGAACAGGCCGGGCGACTCGGGTAGCCCGGCCTGTATCAGCGTAAAAATTACCGTACGGGTTTACCGTACTGGTTCACAAACTGGCGATAGGCGGCGATCACCAGCTGAAAATCTTCAATGCCGCAGAAGGAGAGGCTCTCTTCGTCGTAGTAGTTCATCCCCTCCTCCATGCCGTCATCTTCCAGAGCCAGCAGGTTGGCGCGAATCATTACCTCTTCCTCATCCAGCAGGATGGTGTACTCGCTACCGACGCGCTGCCACTGACGCACGCTGCCTTTGACGTCTTCGATTGCGGCTTCGACTTCATCCAGCAATCCTGGATCGTTTTTCACCTCTTCGTTGAACCAGTGGCCGACCGCTTCATGATCCATCGACATACGAACTTTAATCTGTCCGGTCACATCGCGTAAAAATTCATATTCCATCGCCCGTTCCTCTTAACGTCATCGCGTCACTAAATGAGTGTCAGCGCTGCCTGCGCGGCAAAGTGTGACACGTCGCGCATTATTACAGGCTGTCTGGCGAAATCCAGCTTTTGATCGTCTCTCTGGCCAATGCCGGGACGAAAAAAAGGGGCGAATCATCGCCCCTTTCTGTTACTGCCAGGTGAAGAATCAGACCGCAGTCTGGAAAATCACGCCGTCAGCTTTGTCAGTGTACTGCGCCAGCTGGTCAAAGTTGAGATAGCGATAAGTGTCGCTGGCTGTTTTATCAACCTGCTCCATGAATTGCTGATACTCATCCGGCGTTGGCAGTTTGCCAAGCAGAGACGCGACCGCAGCCAGCTCCGCAGATGCCAGGTAGACGTTAGCGCCATTACCCAGACGGTTCGGGAAGTTACGGGTCGAGGTGGAAACCACCGTCGCACCGTCTGCAACACGTGCCTGGTTACCCATGCAGAGTGAACAGCCTGGGATCTCGATACGCGCACCGCTTTTGCCGAATACGCTGTAGTAGCCCTCTTCGGTTAGCTGTGCTGCATCCATCTTGGTTGGCGGTGCCACCCACAGACGCGTTGGCAGCTGACCTTTGTGGCTATCCAGCAGTTTACCGGCGGCACGGAAGTGACCAATGTTAGTCATGCATGAGCCGATGAACACTTCGTCGATCTTCTCGCCCTGAACGTCAGAGAGCAGACGTGCATCGTCCGGATCGTTTGGTGCGCAGAGGATCGGCTCTTTGATGTCAGCCAGATCGATTTCGATCACCGCAGCATATTCAGCATCGGCGTCTGCTTCCAGCAACTGAGGATCGGCCAGCCATTTCTGCATGCTTTCAACACGACGCTCCAGTGTACGACGATCGCCGTAGCCTTCTGCGATCATCCACTTCAGCAGTACAATGTTGGAGTTCAGGTATTCAATAATCGGTGCTTTATCCAGCTTGATGGTACAGCCCGCAGCGGAACGCTCTGCTGACGCATCAGACAGCTCAAACGCCTGCTCGACCTTCAGATCCGGCAGACCTTCAATCTCCAGGATACGGCCAGAGAAGATGTTTTTCTTACCTTTCTTCTCAACGGTCAGCAGACCCTGTTTGATCGCATACAGCGGGATGGCGTGAACCAGATCGCGCAGCGTAATGCCTGGCTCCATTTTACCTTTGAAGCGCACCAGCACCGATTCCGGCATGTCGAGCGGCATAACGCCGGTCGCGGCGGCAAACGCCACCAGGCCTGAACCCGCCGGGAAAGAGATGCCGATAGGGAAACGGGTATGGGAGTCACCACCGGTGCCCACGGTATCCGGCAGCAGCATACGGTTCAGCCAGCTGTGGATAATGCCGTCACCCGGACGCAGTGATACACCACCACGGTTCATGATGAAGTCTGGCAGCGTGTGGTGCGTACTCACGTCCACTGGCTTAGGATACGCGGCAGTGTGACAGAAGGACTGCATCACCAGATCGGTCGAGAAGCCCAGACAAGCCAGATCTTTCAGCTCATCACGGGTCATCGGGCCGGTGGTATCCTGCGAGCCAACCGAGGTCATCTTCGGTTCGCAATAGGCGCCTGGACGAACACCGGCTACGCCACAGGCGCGGCCCACCATTTTCTGCGCCAGTGAGAAGCCACGGGTGCTCTCCGCAACATCTTTCGCCTGACGGAATACGGTGCTGTGCGGCAGACCCAGTGACTCACGCGCTTTGGTGGTCAGTCCACGACCGATGATCAGCGGAATACGGCCACCGGCACGCACTTCGTCAATCACCACTTCGGTTTTGAGTTCGAAGCTGGCCAGCAGTTCGTTGGTTTCGTGATTGCGGACTTCGCCTTTAAACGGATAGATGTCGATGACATCACCCATGTTCAGGTTGTTGACGTCAACTTCAATCGGCAGTGCGCCTGCATCTTCCATGGTGTTGAAGAAGATTGGCGCAATTTTGCTGCCCAGCACCACGCCGCCGCCTTTTTTATTTGGCACGTTCGGGATGTCGTCGCCCATAAACCACAGCACCGAGTTGGTGGCAGATTTACGCGAGGAACCGGTTCCGACCACATCGCCGACATAGGCCAGCGGGAAGCCTTTGGTCTTAAGCGCTTCGATCTGTTTGATCGGACCGATGTTGCCTGCCTCATCCGGCTCAATGCCTTCACGGGCATTTTTCAGCATCGCCAGGGCGTGCAGTGGAATGTCCGGACGTGACCAGGCATCCTGGGCTGGAGAGAGATCGTCGGTGTTGGTTTCGCCAGTGACTTTGAACACCGTAACGGTGATTTTCTCAGCCAGTTCAGGACGTGACAGATACCATTCCGCATCGGCCCACGATTGCATCACCTGCTTCGCGTATTCATTACCCGCTTTCGCTTTCTCTTCGACATCATAGAAGTTGTCGAACATCAGCAGGGTGTGTGAAAGGGCTTTCGCCGCAATTGGGGCAAGCTTGCTATCGTCCAGCGCTTCAATCAGCGGGTGAATATTGTAACCACCCTGCATGGTGCCGAGCAGTTCAACCGCTTTTTCAGGAGATATCAGAGGAGAGGTTGCTTCGCCTTTGGCGACAGCCGCCAGGAAACCGGCTTTGACATACGCCGCTTCATCGACGCCAGGTGGGACTCGGTTGACCAATAAATCGGTCAAAAATTCTTCTTCACCCGCAGGTGGATTTTTCAGCAGTTCAACCAGCGCGGCCATCTGGGAAGCCTCTAAAGGCTTAGGTACAATTCCCTGGGCAGCACGCTCGGCAACGTGCTTACGGTATTCTTCTAGCACGACGTTATCCTCGCTCTCATTATGTAGGGCTTTCCGACCACCTTGCTCACTTATGGAGAACACACTTCCCTTTCTCGTCCAGGTTGAGGTGCCCGGTTTCGCGGAGGGCAGAATAGCAGGATTCCGTCTGTTTGTTAATCTGTTTACAAAAATACAACATAATCCACTACGCCCATTCTGCCCGCTTATCTCCCCGCATCAGGCTCCTGAGTGAGCCGATTTGGTCTCACAGCAGCTTACCGTATTCCAGTGAAATGGCGACACGATAAGGTCAGCTTTGCAGCGGTTTAAGCGAAATGATTCAGTGAAATAGATAACCGACAGGAATAGAACGCGGTGTGAATCGGGTGTAAAACAGCGGTGAGTTTGACAAAATCTCAACACCAGAGCGAAGTGTGAGGTTCTTTTGGCGTCAGAGGATTACAGCGTAGTTTTCATTTCCTGCAGTGATAGTGGCTGGTCCCGCCGCCAGAACGCGCCCTCTTCCCTTTCCGTCATGGCAAGAGGGCTCAATTCTCTTTTAATACCTGCACTGCCTGCCTGGGCAATCCATTTTTAACAAATGGACGCCATGACCGTTTTTGTTCTGCGTTAATTTTGCAGGTTAGCTGGCCAATAGGCAGGCAGCTGGTCAGGCGGACAATCAATCACGCTTTCATTATTTTCGCCCACTTCGCGGATAACGGTCAGCGTCGCGAATTCATCGATAATCTCAGTTGGATAAGCCGGACCCGTTTCGCGGAATTTTGCCATCTCTTCCAGATGATCGTTCTGGAAGCAGACGGTTTTTTCCGGGTTGTTCATTACCCAGCGAGGGAAGAAGATGGTGCCATGGAAGATTTTATCGGCCAGATTAACGGCCAGGCTGACATCGGTGCCGGTAGGTTCGGTCCAGGAGACTTTATAGACATCCTGCGCCAGACGAACGACATAGACATGCTGATTTTTAACCCAGCGATTTCCCACCATGCCGCTGTGAATACGGTAGTCGATGGTGCTGGCATTTTTGATGTAGAGCTCGTAGTTCCAGCCATTGTCATAGGTATAAACCAGATGTTTACCGACGATGCCAGACAGGTCATGTTTATCAAAAGTACTCATGATTAACTCCTCATTTGTTTCCGTTGAGAGGATTATTGCGCGTTACAAAAGCGATGAATAACGCTATTTTTAGCGCTAAATAATTCATTTTTTAGATGAGTCAACATGTACAGGACAACGCTGGAACAGTGGTATCTGCTCGATGCAGTAGTCAATGAAGGGAGTTTTGCGCTGGCAGCGGAGAAGAACCATCGCAGCCAGTCTTCATTGAGCTACCAGCTGGGCCTGCTTCAGCAGCGGCTGGGGCTGACGCTGTTACAGCAGGAGGGCCGCCGTGCGATGCTGAGTGCAGAGGGACATCAGTTGCTCGCGCAGGTGCGTCCTTTGCTGGCGGGATTCAGTGCGCTTGAGGCGCAGGCTAATGCACTACAACGCGGCGAGCGGTCACGCATCGATCTGATGGTCGATGCGACGCTGCCCAAACATTTGCTGTTTGATGTGCTCCAGACCTTTCAGCAGCGCTATCCCCATGTGCGTATCTGGTTCAGCGAAATCGTCCGAAGTGAAACGCCTGACAGACTGGCGGAAAATCAGGCCGATCTCTGGCTGGTGGCGCAGCAGGGCGATACGCAGTTTGCAGGCGAAAGCCTGATGAGTGTCGATTTCGTCGCCGTTGCCCATCGCGACCACCCATTACACCGCGAACCCGCCCCGCTTAATGCGGCCACGCTGGCTCGCTGGCCCTGCATTACCATACTGGATCGTCAGCAACAGCAGCAGTCAGAGGTGAATGGCGAACAAGCGGAAAACTGGTCATTTACAACACTGTCGGCCGCGATTGAGGCGGTCCAGCACCAGTTAGGTTATGGCTGGCTGCCGGAACAGAATATCGCCGCGCTTTTAGAGAGCGGTGAGCTTCGTCCCCTGCCGCTACTGCAGGGCCGCCGACGCAGCAGTTCACTGGTGATGCATATAAACGAAGAGAGACTGCCGGCCAATAGCGCCATTGCGGCACTGGCGCAGATGTTTATTGAACGGGTGGCGCAGGAGAAGCGCATAGCTGAGCGCTAAAGAGGCTGAGATTGTTTCCGTTGACGCGGGGAACACGCAAAAAACACGCATTCCAAAGATTAAGCTGCGGTTTATCCCCCTCAAGCGTGGAACACCAGATTGGCGATCATTGGCAGGCCCCTGATTGTGGTTATATAAGGCTGTGGTGAAGGCCGGAACGCTGCTCAAGTAATCGCAATCATTATGTATAGATTATAGTAATCTATATCTTAATATACCAAACGTTCTCATACGATCAGATTGCTGGCCCAAAGCGGTAATCTTTGGTCTATCCGGCACTAAAGCTATCTACACAGTCAATCACCGTCGATACAAAGCGCCTAAAGAACGAGAGCCGATCCCCTTTAACGAAAACCAAATTACTGATGCTGAGATAGCTAATCGAGGTATGACATTCACCTATGAGCTTTTCAACATCTATCACATGATAGAATCAGGGGTTATCAGCAAAGAGGCTGCTCGTGAAGCCTTCAAGCAAGAATGCCTCATGGACTTCAGACACAGCCTTCACCGGCTCGACTTCAATCACTGCTATGATCGAGCGGTGGTTTACTCCCTTATAATCCCTGCCGACAGCAACTTTACTGTCTCAAGGTTTGATAAAATCGCAATACAGCACAGTGAGAATCATTGGCACTTACTCAATATTGAAAGCATTGAGATAGACCGTGTTCCTTACGATGAGGTAAGCAATGGCACAGTCGGCATCAAGGTTGATAGGATAGTGCCGGAAGCAAGGGACTACTATGTAGTCAAAGTAAGCGAGGATAAGGACCTTCAGGATGCGTAGCTACAGTGAGATCGCAAAGCGTATAGCCAAAATCATTATATCGCCTGAGTCAGCGATAGGATTAATGCATGGAGTCCTGTCTGTGCCTACAGACATTGGCTATCTTGCCTATGGATTTCTTGATACAGACAGCCGCTATCAACGTGAAACAGAGAAAATAAGGATGGTTAGTGCCATCAGGCATGGCATTCTTGAAAATCACAACTTCATGAAGACAATCGAGACTGTGCTCAATATCTTCAACAAGAATGTGCCTGAATTCAAGCAGAACGCTATCTATAGCAAAACGATGGCTTCAGTTGCTGGCCGGACGCTTACGAACTCACTAATAGCCGGAAGGTTAGCAACTACCATTGCGCAGCGTAGCTCCTTCCTTGTTGCGGTCAGAGGTGGCCTGATTGGTAATGCTTTACTGATCGGTGGCATGACAGAGAGATGTGTCTACACCTCTGAAAAGCTTCAAAAGAACAACCCAGAAGTCTACAACGCGCTACGCGTGCGGAACTATGATTTACTTTACTTCTTAGTTGAGCCAGCTCTGAACCCCTTCTTAGAAGCTCTGAATGTAAAGCGAACTCAGGGACAACCGGCTTTTGAGAAGATCATTGAGATGGTAGACCAGGAGGTAAACGCTAATGCGAGATAATGGGCCGGCTAAGTTGAGCTTAGGTAAACGCATCATGTATAGCCTTATAGAGGCGTCAGGTGCGATCATAGGCGGGTTCTTGCTCTTACTATGCTGCTACTGGTTCTTTCACTATGAAACGTGGCATGAGAGGCTTATAGCGATTGGCTTATCTATAGGGGTTGTCTATCTGATAGGTAAGGTCTTACCTGAACGGCCAAATCAGTAAGCCCCTCATGGGGCTATACTAAGTTTTATCAGCTCAGGCCTCATCTGAAAGTTACCCGTTATTTATACAGGTATCTATCAGAGTATATTTGGATTGAATTCTTCTCAGCCCAGAGGCGTTTTCCATCAAGTAATATTTCCATAAGCGTCCGGCCAGGGCACATTTTCCCCTGATGAGTTCGCTAATTATTAAGTGAGCCAGCCAGTCATTAAGATCAGATTTTAATGTGTCGGGTTCACCATACAGGTTTTTGTGGAACGTCACCTGATATAATTCCTGCAATATCGTGATGTGGAACCGCATCGCAGTTGCCGTTCGTCTATGGTGACATCGCTTTGGTCTTCGTATGGTCTATATCATTTATTGCCAGACAAAGTTGATAATCATGCTGCTCCACTTTGCCACAGTACTCTATGCCTCCTTCGGTCAGTATTCTTAGAATTGGCAGGCCCTGAGACGCATAAATTGACAGTACACGTTCATTCAGCAGATCTGCCGCTGCAATAAAACGTGTCACGTGGGATAACCATGATTTACAGGCGGTTTATCCCCTGCTAACGCGTGGAGCACTCTAAATTTATTTGCCTGATTACTAAATACTTATTCGCACTCAAAAATTCCACCAAATTTAACGCTCTGATTTTACCCAACATCACACCTAATCCCACCACCAGAATCCAGGCCAAAAAAAAGCCCCCATTACGGGAGCTTTCTCAATAGCTGCGGCAGAAACTTATTTCTTCTTCGCTTTCGCGTTAGGCAGATCGGTGATGCTACCTTCGAAGATCTCTGCAGCCAGACCCACTGACTCATGCAGGGTCGGGTGAGCATGGATGGTCAGCGCGATATCTTCCGCATCACAACCCATCTCAATCGCCAGACCGATTTCGCCTAACAGCTCACCGCCGTTAGTGCCGACAATCGCGCCACCAATAATACGGTGCGTCTCTTTGTCGAAAATCAGTTTGGTCATACCGTCTGCACAATCAGAAGCGATAGCACGGCCTGAAGCAGCCCACGGGAAGGTGGAGGTCTCGTAGCTGATGCCTTTCTCTTTCGCTTCTTTCTCGGTCAGACCGACCCAGGCAACTTCTGGCTCAGTATAGGCAATTGAAGGGATCACTTTCGGATCGAAGTAGTGCTTCAGACCGGAGATCACTTCGGCGGCAACGTGGCCTTCATGCACACCTTTATGCGCCAGCATTGGCTGACCGACGATGTCGCCGATAGCATAGATGTGTGGCACGTTGGTACGCATCTGCTTGTCGACGCGGATGAAACCGCGATCGTCCACTTCCACGCCCGCTTTACCAGCATCCAGACCTTTACCGTTCGGCACACGACCGATAGCTACCAGCACCGCGTCATAACGCTGCGCTTCACCTGGTGCTTTTTTACCTTCCATGGAAACGTAAATGCCATCGTCTTTCGCTTCAACGGCGGTCACTTTGGTTTCCAGCATCAGGTTAAATTTCTTGCTGATTTTCCTGGTAAAGACTTTCACCACGTCTTTATCCGCAGCCGGGATAACCTGGTCGAACATCTCAACCACATCGATCTCTGAACCCAGCGCATGATAAACCGTCGCCATTTCCAGACCGATGATGCCGCCGCCCATAACCAGCAGACGCTTCGGCACTTCTTTCAGTT is a genomic window containing:
- a CDS encoding dihydrodipicolinate synthase family protein — encoded protein: MNKKINGVLTAIVTTFDREGAFDPVRQREQVRRQINAGNGIFCGGTNGEFFVLNEQEKIAVTTTCVDEVNGQAPVVAHIGEISARETIRLGKQIARLGVDAVSAITPWFVPLKQQELIDHYQRVADALTVPLFLYNIPARTGNTLQPETVRTLAVHPNIIGIKDSAGSYESLSGFLQATADCEGFDVLNGPDSLIHQGFVDGCSASISGLANVAPEAINAIWARFRAGDIAGSHQAQENITGLRTALYCIGFSPAAVKKAVSLQGFDVGESRYAVQFSADEQQQIRQIVNHYLQ
- a CDS encoding sodium:solute symporter family protein gives rise to the protein MKAFSTESTFLIVGMVVAYILFTTWLTWRLRSKTSGDFMEGSRAMPAFIVGIMLMSEYIGAKSTIGTAQAAFEDGFAASWSVIGAAIGFPLFGLILVKRIYNTGKITISGAIAEKYGSSTKNIISLIMIYALLLVNVGNYISGAAAISTVLKIDLTQAAFITAVVSTFYFAFGGMKGVAWVTLLHSAIKYMGILIILYVALKMTGGVAPMMEKMPAFYWTWDGHVGASTIVAWLIGTVGSIFCTQFVIQAISSTKDVKSAKRATWVAFIFCLPIGLAMALIGVAAKFAHPDIKSLYALPVFLQDMSPWLAGIVTTSLVASIFVSVGTVALAIASLIVKDFYVPWRNPTPEREFKMTRWISIGIGFFPLLFVLFFPEVLKLSFFTRAIRLSITVVAIMAFYLPWFKSTRGANAGLIGACVVTSVWFLMGNPFGIDNMYVALLTPAIIMVIDRCIPSRQSQTQPQQNAQNSGA
- a CDS encoding sialidase family protein; this encodes MTQETVTAERTGLLAPHPQDSAQQVAMLPSSCPQNHAANLLPLPDGDLLCVWFGGTQEGIADISVWCSQLKKGSDRWSDAQKLSDDPSRSEQNPVLFLDPDQVLWLLWTAQKAGNQDTAIVRYRQSHDMGKSWGEIETLLDKPGTFIRQPIVVLPNGNWLLPVFYCLTQPGEKWVGSYDVSAVKISEDKGQSWRDVSVPDSTGCVHMNVTLLDDGSLLALYRSRWADHIYQSRSFDQGESWSAPEPLSLPNNNSSIQVTTLRNGHLALVFNAMSAEGASERRLSLYDEIEDEEENGDVAIAAEPMVHSGRTAFWGAPRAPMTLAISTDGGKSWPLQRNLDEGDGYCMTNNSQQKLNREFSYPSIKQGVNGELHIAYTWYRQAIKYVRVDESWVQGGDA
- a CDS encoding SDR family NAD(P)-dependent oxidoreductase, translated to MALVTGASSGIGQAIVDRLLAEGWQVIGLSRSAINRSDAGWQSHQIDISDSAALQALLDKLPVPQAVIHAAGMMQAAPLGELDLNASTRLWQLHVAAAEQLANHFAPRMNAGGRIVLLGSRTSGGAACRSQYVATKSAMIGMVRSWAAELAPRGITANIVAPGATETPMLQQKGRASSPPRLPPIGRYIQPQEVAGLVGFLLSPAAATITGQQLVMCGGASLS
- the yacL gene encoding protein YacL, with translation MEYEFLRDVTGQIKVRMSMDHEAVGHWFNEEVKNDPGLLDEVEAAIEDVKGSVRQWQRVGSEYTILLDEEEVMIRANLLALEDDGMEEGMNYYDEESLSFCGIEDFQLVIAAYRQFVNQYGKPVR
- the acnB gene encoding bifunctional aconitate hydratase 2/2-methylisocitrate dehydratase; amino-acid sequence: MLEEYRKHVAERAAQGIVPKPLEASQMAALVELLKNPPAGEEEFLTDLLVNRVPPGVDEAAYVKAGFLAAVAKGEATSPLISPEKAVELLGTMQGGYNIHPLIEALDDSKLAPIAAKALSHTLLMFDNFYDVEEKAKAGNEYAKQVMQSWADAEWYLSRPELAEKITVTVFKVTGETNTDDLSPAQDAWSRPDIPLHALAMLKNAREGIEPDEAGNIGPIKQIEALKTKGFPLAYVGDVVGTGSSRKSATNSVLWFMGDDIPNVPNKKGGGVVLGSKIAPIFFNTMEDAGALPIEVDVNNLNMGDVIDIYPFKGEVRNHETNELLASFELKTEVVIDEVRAGGRIPLIIGRGLTTKARESLGLPHSTVFRQAKDVAESTRGFSLAQKMVGRACGVAGVRPGAYCEPKMTSVGSQDTTGPMTRDELKDLACLGFSTDLVMQSFCHTAAYPKPVDVSTHHTLPDFIMNRGGVSLRPGDGIIHSWLNRMLLPDTVGTGGDSHTRFPIGISFPAGSGLVAFAAATGVMPLDMPESVLVRFKGKMEPGITLRDLVHAIPLYAIKQGLLTVEKKGKKNIFSGRILEIEGLPDLKVEQAFELSDASAERSAAGCTIKLDKAPIIEYLNSNIVLLKWMIAEGYGDRRTLERRVESMQKWLADPQLLEADADAEYAAVIEIDLADIKEPILCAPNDPDDARLLSDVQGEKIDEVFIGSCMTNIGHFRAAGKLLDSHKGQLPTRLWVAPPTKMDAAQLTEEGYYSVFGKSGARIEIPGCSLCMGNQARVADGATVVSTSTRNFPNRLGNGANVYLASAELAAVASLLGKLPTPDEYQQFMEQVDKTASDTYRYLNFDQLAQYTDKADGVIFQTAV
- a CDS encoding phenolic acid decarboxylase, coding for MSTFDKHDLSGIVGKHLVYTYDNGWNYELYIKNASTIDYRIHSGMVGNRWVKNQHVYVVRLAQDVYKVSWTEPTGTDVSLAVNLADKIFHGTIFFPRWVMNNPEKTVCFQNDHLEEMAKFRETGPAYPTEIIDEFATLTVIREVGENNESVIDCPPDQLPAYWPANLQN